The following are encoded together in the Ovis aries strain OAR_USU_Benz2616 breed Rambouillet chromosome X, ARS-UI_Ramb_v3.0, whole genome shotgun sequence genome:
- the IGBP1 gene encoding immunoglobulin-binding protein 1 isoform X2 — translation MAAVEDELLLPRLPELFETSKQLLDEVEISTEPTGSRIIQDKVFKGLDLLKKAAEMLSQLELFSQNEDLEEIASTDLKYLMVPAFQGAFALKQVNPSKRLDHLQWAREHFLNYLTQCQYYHVAEFELPKTKTNSAENNTANSSMAYPSIVAMASHRQAKIERYKQKKEVEHRLSALKSAVESGQADDEHVREYYLLHLRRWIGISLEEIESIDQEIKILREKDSAKEASTSQSSRQDRPPMKPFVLTRNMAQAKVFGAGYPSLASMTVNDWYEQHRKFGALPDQGIAKTTSGKGRAS, via the exons ATGGCAGCAGTCGAAGACGAGTTACTGTTACCGCGGCTCCCCGAGCTGTTCGAAACCAGCAAGCAGCTTTTGGACGAAGTGGAAATCTCAACTGAACCCACCGGCTCCCGAATAATCCAAGATAAGGTGTTCAAAGGACTGGATCTCCTGAAGAAGGCTGCAGAAATGTTGTCGCAGCTCGAGTTGTTCAG ccaaaatgaaGATTTGGAGGAAATCGCGTCCACCGACCTGAAGTACCTGATGGTGCCAGCATTTCAAGGAGCGTTCGCCCTGAAACAAGTCAATCCCAGCAAGCGTCTAGATCATTTGCAGTGGGCTCGAGAACACTTTTTAAACTACTTAACGCAGTGCCAGTACTATCATGTGGCAGAGTTTGAGCTGCCCAAAACCAAGACCAACTCAGCTGAAAATAACACTGCTAATTCCTCCATGGCCTATCCTAGCATCGTTGCTATGGCATCTCACAGACAGGCTAAAATAGAGAG ATACAAGCAGAAGAAGGAGGTGGAGCATAGGTTGTCTGCACTGAAATCTGCTGTGGAAAGTGGTCAAGCAGATGATGAGCATGTTCGTGAATATTACCTCCTTCACCTTCGAAGGTGGATTGGTATCAGCTTAGAAGAGATTGAGAGCATTGACCAGGAGATAAAGATCTTGAGAGAAAAAGACTCTGCAAAAGAG gCATCAACTTCGCAGTCATCTCGTCAGGACAGGCCTCCAATGAAACCGTTTGTTCTCACTCGGAACATGGCCCAAGCCAA AGTATTTGGAGCTGGTTATCCAAGTCTGGCATCTATGACAGTGAATGACTGGTATGAACAGCATCGGAAATTTGGAGCATTACCAGATCAGGGAATAGCCAAGACAACGTCAG